A single Xenopus laevis strain J_2021 chromosome 3S, Xenopus_laevis_v10.1, whole genome shotgun sequence DNA region contains:
- the suv39h2.S gene encoding histone-lysine N-methyltransferase SUV39H2 isoform X1: MSLSVSKKCFKKAWCVPCLASIETLQEFCRKEMLTCTSIGITKKNLNNYEVEYLCDYRIEKGVEKFLVKWKGWPESSNSWEPTRNLKCPTLLKQFYSDLYKYFYALKPNKKGVIKNNIKSLDPSLSDYIVKKAKQRIVLRRWEEELNRKKSHSGMLFVENVVDLEGPPIDFYYINDYKASPGVNTLGEAIVGCECSDCFKGKCCPTEAGVLFAYNEHKQIKIPPGRPIYECNSRCKCGPDCPNRVVQKGPPYSLCIFRTDNGRGWGVRTLQKIKKNSFVMEYVGEVITSEEAERRGQQYDSRGITYLFDLDYEADEFTVDAARYGNVSHFVNHSCDPNLQVFNVFIDNLDVRLPRIALFSTRSIKAGEELTFDYQMKGSGDLSTDSIDMSPAKKRVRIACRCGAATCRGFLN, encoded by the exons ATGAGCCTATCTGTGTCaaagaaatgctttaaaaaag CTTGGTGTGTACCATGCCTTGCTTCCATCGAAACGTTGCAGGAGTTCTGCCGAAAAGAAATGCTCACTTGTACAAGCATTGGAATTACcaagaaaaatctaaataattatgAAGTAGAATATCTATGCGACTACAGGATTGAAAAG ggtGTGGAAAAATTTCTTGTGAAGTGGAAGGGATGGCCAGAGTCTTCAAATTCGTGGGAGCCTACAAGAAACTTGAAATGCCCTACACTCCTAAAACAGTTTTACAGTGATCTTTATAAGTATTTCTATGCACTTAAACCAAATAAAAAAGGGgtcataaaaaataatattaagtcTTTGGACCCTTCTCTTTCTGACTATATAGTCAAAAAAGCTAAACAGAGGATTGTTCTACGGCGCTGGGAAGAAGAGCTGAACAGGAAAAAATCCCATAGTGGTATGCTCTTTGTTGAAAATGTTGTTGATTTAGAAGGTCCTCCTATAGACTTTTACTATATCAACGATTACAAGGCCTCTCCTGGAGTAAACACATTGGGTGAAGCCATTGTTGGCTGTGAATGCTCGGACTGCTTTAAAGGCAAATGTTGTCCCACAGAAGCAGGAGTCCTCTTTGCATATAATGAACACAAGCAGATAAAAATCCCACCGGGAAGACCAATTTATGAATGCAATTCAAGATGCAAATGTGGTCCTGATTGTCCTAACCGGGTGGTGCAAAAGGGACCACCTTATTCTTTATGCATCTTTAGGACAGACAATGGCCGTGGTTGGGGCGTGAGGACACtccagaaaataaagaaaaatagttttgtgATGGAATATGTTGGGGAG GTAATAACAAGTGAGGAGGCAGAGAGAAGGGGCCAACAGTATGACAGCAGAGGAATTACATATCTCTTTGATTTAGACTATGAGGCAGATGAGTTTACAGTGGATGCAGCTCGATATGGAAACGTCTCACATTTTGTGAATCACAGT TGTGATCCAAATCTTCAGGTATTTAATGTCTTTATTGACAATCTTGATGTACGTCTTCCGCGTATTGCATTATTTTCAACAAGGAGTATCAAGGCCGGAGAAGAACTTACATTTGATTACCAAATGAAAG GTTCTGGTGACCTCAGCACAGATTCTATTGATATGAGCCCTGCCAAGAAAAGAGTGAGGATAGCCTGCAGATGTGGAGCTGCCACCTGTCGTGGCTTCCTTAACTAA
- the suv39h2.S gene encoding histone-lysine N-methyltransferase SUV39H2 isoform X2 — protein sequence MAAARGAWCVPCLASIETLQEFCRKEMLTCTSIGITKKNLNNYEVEYLCDYRIEKGVEKFLVKWKGWPESSNSWEPTRNLKCPTLLKQFYSDLYKYFYALKPNKKGVIKNNIKSLDPSLSDYIVKKAKQRIVLRRWEEELNRKKSHSGMLFVENVVDLEGPPIDFYYINDYKASPGVNTLGEAIVGCECSDCFKGKCCPTEAGVLFAYNEHKQIKIPPGRPIYECNSRCKCGPDCPNRVVQKGPPYSLCIFRTDNGRGWGVRTLQKIKKNSFVMEYVGEVITSEEAERRGQQYDSRGITYLFDLDYEADEFTVDAARYGNVSHFVNHSCDPNLQVFNVFIDNLDVRLPRIALFSTRSIKAGEELTFDYQMKGSGDLSTDSIDMSPAKKRVRIACRCGAATCRGFLN from the exons ATGGCTGCAGCGCGTGGAG CTTGGTGTGTACCATGCCTTGCTTCCATCGAAACGTTGCAGGAGTTCTGCCGAAAAGAAATGCTCACTTGTACAAGCATTGGAATTACcaagaaaaatctaaataattatgAAGTAGAATATCTATGCGACTACAGGATTGAAAAG ggtGTGGAAAAATTTCTTGTGAAGTGGAAGGGATGGCCAGAGTCTTCAAATTCGTGGGAGCCTACAAGAAACTTGAAATGCCCTACACTCCTAAAACAGTTTTACAGTGATCTTTATAAGTATTTCTATGCACTTAAACCAAATAAAAAAGGGgtcataaaaaataatattaagtcTTTGGACCCTTCTCTTTCTGACTATATAGTCAAAAAAGCTAAACAGAGGATTGTTCTACGGCGCTGGGAAGAAGAGCTGAACAGGAAAAAATCCCATAGTGGTATGCTCTTTGTTGAAAATGTTGTTGATTTAGAAGGTCCTCCTATAGACTTTTACTATATCAACGATTACAAGGCCTCTCCTGGAGTAAACACATTGGGTGAAGCCATTGTTGGCTGTGAATGCTCGGACTGCTTTAAAGGCAAATGTTGTCCCACAGAAGCAGGAGTCCTCTTTGCATATAATGAACACAAGCAGATAAAAATCCCACCGGGAAGACCAATTTATGAATGCAATTCAAGATGCAAATGTGGTCCTGATTGTCCTAACCGGGTGGTGCAAAAGGGACCACCTTATTCTTTATGCATCTTTAGGACAGACAATGGCCGTGGTTGGGGCGTGAGGACACtccagaaaataaagaaaaatagttttgtgATGGAATATGTTGGGGAG GTAATAACAAGTGAGGAGGCAGAGAGAAGGGGCCAACAGTATGACAGCAGAGGAATTACATATCTCTTTGATTTAGACTATGAGGCAGATGAGTTTACAGTGGATGCAGCTCGATATGGAAACGTCTCACATTTTGTGAATCACAGT TGTGATCCAAATCTTCAGGTATTTAATGTCTTTATTGACAATCTTGATGTACGTCTTCCGCGTATTGCATTATTTTCAACAAGGAGTATCAAGGCCGGAGAAGAACTTACATTTGATTACCAAATGAAAG GTTCTGGTGACCTCAGCACAGATTCTATTGATATGAGCCCTGCCAAGAAAAGAGTGAGGATAGCCTGCAGATGTGGAGCTGCCACCTGTCGTGGCTTCCTTAACTAA
- the suv39h2.S gene encoding histone-lysine N-methyltransferase SUV39H2 isoform X3: MLTCTSIGITKKNLNNYEVEYLCDYRIEKGVEKFLVKWKGWPESSNSWEPTRNLKCPTLLKQFYSDLYKYFYALKPNKKGVIKNNIKSLDPSLSDYIVKKAKQRIVLRRWEEELNRKKSHSGMLFVENVVDLEGPPIDFYYINDYKASPGVNTLGEAIVGCECSDCFKGKCCPTEAGVLFAYNEHKQIKIPPGRPIYECNSRCKCGPDCPNRVVQKGPPYSLCIFRTDNGRGWGVRTLQKIKKNSFVMEYVGEVITSEEAERRGQQYDSRGITYLFDLDYEADEFTVDAARYGNVSHFVNHSCDPNLQVFNVFIDNLDVRLPRIALFSTRSIKAGEELTFDYQMKGSGDLSTDSIDMSPAKKRVRIACRCGAATCRGFLN, encoded by the exons ATGCTCACTTGTACAAGCATTGGAATTACcaagaaaaatctaaataattatgAAGTAGAATATCTATGCGACTACAGGATTGAAAAG ggtGTGGAAAAATTTCTTGTGAAGTGGAAGGGATGGCCAGAGTCTTCAAATTCGTGGGAGCCTACAAGAAACTTGAAATGCCCTACACTCCTAAAACAGTTTTACAGTGATCTTTATAAGTATTTCTATGCACTTAAACCAAATAAAAAAGGGgtcataaaaaataatattaagtcTTTGGACCCTTCTCTTTCTGACTATATAGTCAAAAAAGCTAAACAGAGGATTGTTCTACGGCGCTGGGAAGAAGAGCTGAACAGGAAAAAATCCCATAGTGGTATGCTCTTTGTTGAAAATGTTGTTGATTTAGAAGGTCCTCCTATAGACTTTTACTATATCAACGATTACAAGGCCTCTCCTGGAGTAAACACATTGGGTGAAGCCATTGTTGGCTGTGAATGCTCGGACTGCTTTAAAGGCAAATGTTGTCCCACAGAAGCAGGAGTCCTCTTTGCATATAATGAACACAAGCAGATAAAAATCCCACCGGGAAGACCAATTTATGAATGCAATTCAAGATGCAAATGTGGTCCTGATTGTCCTAACCGGGTGGTGCAAAAGGGACCACCTTATTCTTTATGCATCTTTAGGACAGACAATGGCCGTGGTTGGGGCGTGAGGACACtccagaaaataaagaaaaatagttttgtgATGGAATATGTTGGGGAG GTAATAACAAGTGAGGAGGCAGAGAGAAGGGGCCAACAGTATGACAGCAGAGGAATTACATATCTCTTTGATTTAGACTATGAGGCAGATGAGTTTACAGTGGATGCAGCTCGATATGGAAACGTCTCACATTTTGTGAATCACAGT TGTGATCCAAATCTTCAGGTATTTAATGTCTTTATTGACAATCTTGATGTACGTCTTCCGCGTATTGCATTATTTTCAACAAGGAGTATCAAGGCCGGAGAAGAACTTACATTTGATTACCAAATGAAAG GTTCTGGTGACCTCAGCACAGATTCTATTGATATGAGCCCTGCCAAGAAAAGAGTGAGGATAGCCTGCAGATGTGGAGCTGCCACCTGTCGTGGCTTCCTTAACTAA